The DNA segment GCCGGGCGGTAGCGGAACGTTCGGTTCGGGTGATTTCTCGATTCACGCTACTCAGCGTGGCCGTGCGTGCGTACGGTGCACAGTGACTCGGCGCTTACGTACGGTCATTGTCCCGAGCTTGTCCAGTGTTGTCCCCGCTGTACGGGGTGACGTCCGGGGGACGTAGGCGGTTGAGGAAGAACGGCACACGCGGGAAGCGGGGTACGGATGACTGTGGACGAGGTCGGGGCGGACGAACCGGGCTGGGACGTCGATCCCGACGACGAGTCGGGCGTCGCGGTCGTCGCCGCCGTGGGCCGCCAACTGAGGGCCTGGCGCGAGGCGGCGGGCCTGACGGCGGCGGAGTTCGGAGCGCGGCTGGGCTACGGCGAGAACCTGATCTACAAGGTGGAGGGCGGCCGTCGTATCGCCCGCCCGGAGTTCCTGGACCGGGCGGACGAGGTGTGCGACGCGGGCGGCAAGATCGCGGCGATGAAGCAGGATCTGGCGGCGGTGCGGTATCCGAAGAAGGTTCGGGACCTGGCGAAGCTGGAGGCGAGGGCCGTGGAGCTTTCCGCCTACGGCAACCACAACCTCCATGGCCTGTTGCAGACCAAGGCCTATGCCGAGGCATTGCTTGCCACGCGTCGGCCTGCATACTCACAGGAGGAGCTCCGGCGTTTGGTGGATGCGCGTATGGCCCGGCAGTCGATCTTCGAGCGCTCCCCTGCCCCGGAGTTGAGCTTCATCCAGGAAGAGGTGACGCTTCGCCGCCCGATCGGGGGCGCAGCCGTCATGCGGGAACAGCTCGAACGCCTGCTGGAGGTGGCGGAGTTGCCCAACGTCGAGGTTCAGGTGATGCCGACGTGCCGTGGCGACCATCCTGGAACAGGAGGGCGGATTCAGGTGTTGAAGTTCGCTGACGGCTCGGCCGTGGGGCGCACGGACAACGAATTCGGTAGTCGGCCGGTGTCCGATCCAAGGCACCTCCGCATCCTTGACCTACGGCATGGCATCATCCGGGCTCGGGCTCTCTCGCCGGGGGAGTCGCGGGCCTTCATCGAGCAAGTGCTGGGAGAGACATGATCCGCAAGACCGCTGCCGAGGAAGCGCCTCGGTTGGAGTGGTTCAAGAGCAGTTACAGCGACAGCAGCGACGGCCACGACTGCGTCGAGGTCGCGGCTGCGCCCGGCGCCGTGCACGTCCGTGACTCGAAGGACCTGTCCGTACCGGCGCTTGCTTTCGGGCAGGGTGCCTGGGCGGGTTTCGTTACGTACGCGGCTGACTGCTGATGCTCACCGAAGGCCCTCGGCTGCGGTGGTTCAAGAGCAGTTACAGCAGCAGCAGCGAGGGGGACTCCTGCGTCGAGGTCGCGGCTGCGCCGGGCACCGTGCATGTCCGTGACTCGAAGGACCTGTCCGTGCCGGCGCTCGCCTTCGGGCAGGGTGCCTGGGCGGGTTTCGTTACGTACGCGGCCGAGCGCTGAGCCGGTAGCTAGGGGCCCCGCATCGCGTGGGGCCCCTCAAGCGCGTCCGGGGTTTGGGGGCGGAAGCGGGGTCAGCGATGCCTCCGACAGCCCGCGCAGCACCTCCGTGCCGATCTCCGTCAGGCGGGCCGGGTCCGGTGGCGTCGCGCCCAGGCCGATCGCGTAGCCCGTGCGGCCGTTCACCGACCGTACGCGGGGCCAGGCGCGGCAGTCCGGGGCGCCCGCGTCCGCGAGGGCGCTGGTCAGGGTGAGGAGCCGGCCGCGCAGGCGGCCCTCCTCCGTGGGGTGGGCGGCGGCCAGGGCCCAGGCGGCGTGCTCCGTGAGCGGGGGCGGGGCGCAGAGCGCGTCCGGCTCCTCCGCGTCCAGGAGCTCCCACGCCCGGAACAGCTCCGCCGTGAGGAGGTCCCGGAAGGCCGGGGAGACCTGCGTCGTGCAGGAGCGGACCGGGGCGGCCGGGGTGTACACGGTGAGCGGGGCCCCGTCCGTCCGGGCGGCACCCGCCGGGCCCAGCGTCACCGGGGCGCGCCAGTCCCATGCCGCCCACATCGCGAAGAAGTCCCGCAGGCCGCCGCCGCCCTCGCACACCGTGCGGGCCGCGAGCACCGCCCATGCCAGGCCCGGCAGCCCGCCGCACGGGGCGGAGTCCAGGCCCCTGGCCGACGCCCACTCCTTGACCTCCCGCGCGAGCGCGGTGAACACCTCCCGGTACGGGCCCGTCGCCGCGAGCACCGCCTCCGCGTCGCTCACCGCGCTGAGCGCGAGCGCCGCCGCCTCGCCCAGCTCCGCGCGCCGCGCCACCGCCTCGGCCGGCGGCACGGCCCCCGTCGCCACGGTGGCCAGGTCCACCCGCAGGCCGTCCACGTACCACCGCAGCCCCGGCACCCGCGCGCCCGTCACCTCGCGCAGGCCCCGCGCCTCCGGGAACGCGGCGGCGAGCCGTTCCCGTACGCCCGAAGGGTCGGGGAGCGCCGCCACCAGGTCCAGGTCCGCGCCGGGGCGCGCGCAGCCCATGCGCCGGGAGCCCACGACGTGCACGCGCGCCCCCGGAAGGGCCGCCGCCACCCGGTCCGCGACCTCCTCGGCCGCCACGGCGGGCGGGCCCAGCCCCACCCGTACCCCGTAGTGGTCGGAGATCCACACCCCGCCGGGGCCCGCACGGTCCCCCGTCAGGGTCGCCGTACGCGCCCGCAACCGGTCCGTGCGCAGCAGGACGCGGTCCAGGCGGGAGACCCGGCCGGAG comes from the Streptomyces sp. NBC_00525 genome and includes:
- a CDS encoding helix-turn-helix domain-containing protein, yielding MTVDEVGADEPGWDVDPDDESGVAVVAAVGRQLRAWREAAGLTAAEFGARLGYGENLIYKVEGGRRIARPEFLDRADEVCDAGGKIAAMKQDLAAVRYPKKVRDLAKLEARAVELSAYGNHNLHGLLQTKAYAEALLATRRPAYSQEELRRLVDARMARQSIFERSPAPELSFIQEEVTLRRPIGGAAVMREQLERLLEVAELPNVEVQVMPTCRGDHPGTGGRIQVLKFADGSAVGRTDNEFGSRPVSDPRHLRILDLRHGIIRARALSPGESRAFIEQVLGET
- a CDS encoding DUF397 domain-containing protein; this encodes MIRKTAAEEAPRLEWFKSSYSDSSDGHDCVEVAAAPGAVHVRDSKDLSVPALAFGQGAWAGFVTYAADC
- a CDS encoding DUF397 domain-containing protein, yielding MLTEGPRLRWFKSSYSSSSEGDSCVEVAAAPGTVHVRDSKDLSVPALAFGQGAWAGFVTYAAER
- a CDS encoding poly(A) polymerase, coding for MRTSEEIYHRVRWDARFDPARFVLGVAQRGREPKRVPLDRFTPGGEVPWHRVLFFEADGEVVWDRATGTDRIDATEAGRIREARRLPPPYFTARTPHAYSPATGAWGPSPAATPGPPGPPGPLTVLTWNTLWDRYDSDRIDTAHRRPLLLEALRAADADVVALQEVEPALLTLLLNCDWVRAHYTLATDPAGHDVPDHGLLLLSRLPVSEAAVHVLGPHKAVAAVAVEMGDGPVTVAVTHLSSDHSPDGAARRDTELADLATGLAAVSGELVLVGDFNDGGDRPQSRLAMTDAWTEVHGPADRTPTFDPSANPLAAISSLSGRVSRLDRVLLRTDRLRARTATLTGDRAGPGGVWISDHYGVRVGLGPPAVAAEEVADRVAAALPGARVHVVGSRRMGCARPGADLDLVAALPDPSGVRERLAAAFPEARGLREVTGARVPGLRWYVDGLRVDLATVATGAVPPAEAVARRAELGEAAALALSAVSDAEAVLAATGPYREVFTALAREVKEWASARGLDSAPCGGLPGLAWAVLAARTVCEGGGGLRDFFAMWAAWDWRAPVTLGPAGAARTDGAPLTVYTPAAPVRSCTTQVSPAFRDLLTAELFRAWELLDAEEPDALCAPPPLTEHAAWALAAAHPTEEGRLRGRLLTLTSALADAGAPDCRAWPRVRSVNGRTGYAIGLGATPPDPARLTEIGTEVLRGLSEASLTPLPPPNPGRA